From the genome of Pelobacter propionicus DSM 2379, one region includes:
- the nifJ gene encoding pyruvate:ferredoxin (flavodoxin) oxidoreductase, which yields MSRRMVTIDGNTAVAHVAHATNEVMTIYPITPSSNMAEYCDIKSAAGEKNLWGTIPSVFEMQSEAGAAGAVHGALQAGALTTTFTASQGLLLMIPNMYKIAGELTSTVFHISARAISAAALNIFGDHSDVMSCRSTGWAMLCANNVQEVMDFALISQSSTLRSRVPFIHFFDGFRTSHELSKVEELTFDDMRALVTDDLVNAHRARSMSPDRPIIRGTSQNPDVYFQGRETVNSFYAPCLNIVQEEMDKLGKLTGRNYKLVDYVGAPDAERVVVVMGTAADTTAEAAAALNKAGEKVGVVKIRLYRPFPTAALIAALPKTVKKIAVLDRTKEPGSLGEPLYLDVRTAIGEAMSDDATLFGGQYPTIVGGRYGLGSKEYTPAMAKAVLDNLKNDKPKKNFVVGIIEDVTNCSLDYDPNFRSSMEGVYEAMFFGLGSDGTVGANKNTIKIIGEATDNYTQAYFVYDSKKAGSITTSHLRFGKQPINTPYLIDNAEFIACHNFSFLEKYDMLSKAKVGGTFLLCSPFDHDEVWDKMPIEVQKQIIDKKLKFYVINAIKLGEEIGLGARINMIMQTAFFKISNIIPIDMAVEHIKKAIKKSYGKAGDKVVNMNYAAVDAGLTNIHEVKIPATATSSLVMPPAVPAHAPKFVQEVTSKLISGHGDTLPVSAMPIDGTFPTATSQYEKRNIAVDIPVWDEKLCIQCAICSFLCPHAAIRMKAYPESCLADAPATFKSCDAKIAEVKGMKFTLQTAPEDCTGCGACVHNCPAKSKEDPNHKAINMQFQPPLRASEAANYDFFLNLPEVPIEKLKLDTLRGSQLVRPLFEYSGACAGCGETAYLKLLTQLFGDRLMMGNATGCSSIYGGNLPTTPYAQRADGRGPTWNNSLFEDCAEFSLGLRLGVDKFKEAAYELVDELIACDCAEVKDIKTLLQDIKNADQKTQVGIEAQRARVDKLKAALKGNTSDAAKKLVPLTDYLVNKSVWAIGGDGWAYDIGYGGLDHVIASGKNINLLVLDTEVYSNTGGQASKSTPMGAVAQFAAGGKPIGKKDLGLIAMAYGSVYVASISMSNPGQCVKAFMEAEAYDGPSLIIAYSHCIAHGINMTTAVDEQKKAVSSGYLTLYRYNPELAEAGKNPLQLDSKAATTSYEDFINGENRWKVLKKIKPEEAEKLAKRAAALSARRNKLYQQMAQLNYEA from the coding sequence ATGAGCAGAAGAATGGTAACCATTGATGGTAACACCGCCGTTGCCCATGTGGCCCATGCCACTAACGAAGTAATGACCATCTACCCGATCACCCCGTCGTCAAACATGGCTGAGTACTGCGACATCAAGAGCGCCGCAGGTGAAAAAAACCTTTGGGGCACCATCCCCTCGGTATTCGAGATGCAGTCCGAGGCAGGCGCAGCCGGTGCCGTGCACGGCGCGCTGCAGGCCGGTGCCCTGACCACCACCTTCACCGCCAGCCAGGGTCTGTTGCTGATGATCCCCAACATGTACAAGATCGCCGGCGAGCTGACCTCCACCGTATTCCACATCTCAGCCCGCGCCATTTCCGCCGCTGCTCTGAACATCTTCGGTGACCACTCCGACGTCATGTCCTGCCGCTCCACCGGCTGGGCCATGCTCTGCGCCAACAACGTCCAGGAAGTCATGGACTTTGCCCTGATTTCCCAGTCATCCACCCTGCGCTCGCGGGTTCCCTTCATCCACTTCTTCGACGGTTTCCGCACCTCCCATGAACTGTCCAAGGTTGAGGAACTGACCTTTGACGATATGCGCGCCCTGGTTACCGACGACCTGGTCAATGCCCACCGCGCCCGCTCCATGAGCCCGGACCGTCCGATCATCCGCGGCACCTCCCAGAACCCGGACGTCTACTTCCAGGGCCGTGAGACGGTTAACTCCTTCTATGCTCCCTGCCTCAACATTGTCCAGGAAGAAATGGACAAGCTGGGCAAACTCACCGGCCGCAACTACAAACTGGTTGACTATGTCGGCGCCCCGGATGCCGAGCGTGTTGTTGTTGTCATGGGCACCGCAGCAGATACCACCGCTGAAGCTGCCGCAGCCCTGAACAAAGCTGGCGAGAAGGTCGGCGTTGTCAAGATTCGCCTCTATCGTCCGTTCCCGACTGCCGCACTCATCGCCGCACTCCCCAAAACCGTCAAGAAAATCGCTGTCCTCGACCGCACCAAGGAACCCGGTTCCCTGGGCGAGCCGCTGTACCTGGATGTACGCACCGCCATCGGCGAAGCAATGTCCGACGACGCCACCCTCTTCGGCGGCCAGTATCCGACCATCGTCGGCGGCCGTTACGGCCTCGGCTCCAAGGAGTACACTCCGGCCATGGCCAAGGCAGTTCTTGACAATCTCAAGAACGACAAGCCCAAGAAAAACTTCGTGGTCGGTATCATCGAAGACGTCACAAACTGCAGCCTCGACTACGATCCAAACTTCCGCTCTTCCATGGAAGGTGTCTACGAGGCAATGTTCTTCGGCCTTGGCTCCGACGGCACCGTCGGCGCCAACAAGAACACCATCAAGATCATCGGCGAAGCCACCGACAACTACACCCAGGCTTACTTCGTCTATGACTCCAAGAAGGCCGGCTCAATCACCACCTCCCATCTCCGTTTCGGCAAGCAACCGATCAACACTCCGTACCTGATTGACAACGCCGAATTCATCGCCTGCCACAACTTCTCCTTCCTTGAGAAGTATGACATGCTCAGCAAGGCCAAAGTGGGTGGCACCTTCCTGCTCTGCTCTCCCTTCGATCACGATGAAGTCTGGGACAAGATGCCGATCGAAGTTCAGAAGCAGATCATCGACAAGAAGCTCAAGTTCTACGTCATCAACGCCATCAAACTGGGTGAGGAAATCGGCTTGGGCGCACGCATCAACATGATCATGCAAACCGCCTTCTTCAAGATCTCCAACATCATCCCCATCGACATGGCTGTGGAACATATCAAGAAAGCCATCAAGAAGAGCTACGGCAAGGCTGGCGACAAAGTCGTTAACATGAACTATGCCGCCGTTGACGCCGGTCTCACCAACATCCATGAAGTCAAGATTCCGGCAACGGCCACCAGCAGCTTGGTCATGCCGCCGGCAGTTCCGGCACACGCACCCAAGTTTGTTCAGGAAGTAACCTCCAAGCTGATTTCCGGCCATGGCGATACACTGCCCGTGTCCGCCATGCCCATCGACGGCACCTTCCCGACCGCGACTTCGCAGTACGAGAAGCGTAACATCGCCGTTGACATCCCGGTGTGGGACGAAAAACTCTGCATCCAGTGCGCCATCTGCTCCTTCCTCTGCCCCCATGCCGCCATCCGCATGAAGGCTTATCCGGAAAGCTGTCTTGCCGACGCACCGGCAACCTTCAAGTCCTGCGACGCCAAGATCGCCGAGGTCAAGGGAATGAAATTCACCCTTCAGACCGCTCCTGAAGACTGTACCGGTTGCGGCGCCTGCGTCCACAACTGCCCGGCCAAGAGCAAGGAAGATCCGAATCACAAAGCCATCAACATGCAGTTCCAGCCGCCACTGCGCGCCAGTGAGGCAGCCAACTACGACTTCTTCCTCAACCTGCCGGAAGTACCCATCGAAAAGCTCAAACTGGACACCCTGCGTGGCAGCCAGTTGGTGCGCCCGCTGTTCGAATACTCCGGCGCCTGCGCCGGTTGCGGCGAAACAGCCTACCTGAAACTGCTGACCCAGCTGTTCGGCGACCGTCTGATGATGGGCAACGCTACCGGTTGTTCCTCCATCTACGGCGGCAACCTGCCCACCACCCCCTATGCTCAGCGCGCTGACGGCCGTGGACCGACCTGGAACAACTCGCTGTTCGAAGACTGCGCCGAATTCAGCCTCGGTCTCCGTCTGGGCGTTGACAAGTTCAAGGAAGCCGCATATGAGCTGGTTGACGAACTGATCGCCTGCGACTGTGCCGAAGTGAAAGACATCAAGACACTGCTGCAGGACATCAAGAATGCAGACCAGAAAACACAGGTCGGTATTGAAGCGCAGCGCGCACGCGTTGATAAGCTGAAAGCCGCACTCAAGGGCAACACCAGCGACGCAGCCAAGAAGCTGGTTCCGCTGACCGATTACCTGGTCAACAAATCGGTCTGGGCCATCGGTGGCGACGGCTGGGCCTATGACATCGGTTACGGCGGTCTCGACCATGTCATCGCTTCCGGCAAGAACATCAACCTGCTGGTTCTGGACACCGAAGTATACTCCAACACCGGTGGTCAGGCTTCCAAATCAACCCCCATGGGCGCTGTTGCCCAGTTCGCGGCCGGCGGCAAGCCGATCGGCAAGAAAGACCTGGGTCTGATCGCCATGGCCTACGGCAGCGTCTATGTTGCAAGTATTTCAATGTCTAACCCCGGTCAGTGCGTCAAGGCTTTCATGGAAGCGGAAGCCTATGACGGTCCTTCACTGATCATCGCCTACTCACACTGCATCGCCCACGGCATCAACATGACCACCGCCGTTGATGAGCAGAAAAAAGCAGTATCTTCCGGCTACCTGACGCTCTATCGCTACAATCCTGAACTGGCGGAAGCAGGCAAGAACCCGCTGCAGCTTGACAGCAAGGCTGCCACGACCTCCTACGAAGACTTCATCAACGGTGAGAATCGCTGGAAAGTCCTCAAGAAGATCAAGCCTGAAGAAGCAGAGAAGCTTGCCAAGAGAGCTGCTGCGCTGTCAGCGCGCCGCAACAAGCTCTATCAGCAGATGGCTCAGTTGAACTACGAAGCATAG
- the recR gene encoding recombination mediator RecR: protein MLTKPSALSRLVGELKKLPGVGERTALRLAFHLLKTPQNLTALSESLLEVKSRVRSCSICFAITEDDPCAICAGDRDTGTICVVENSQDLMALERSNAYHGTYHVLEGVISPLAGIGPSELRIAELLARIGRGGVDEVVIATNFTVEGEATALYLAKLLKPLGIRISRLAHGIPLGSDIEYVDAATVQWALQGRNQL, encoded by the coding sequence ATGCTAACTAAGCCTTCCGCACTGTCACGATTGGTGGGAGAGTTGAAGAAGTTGCCCGGTGTAGGCGAACGCACCGCCCTCAGGCTTGCATTCCACCTGCTAAAAACTCCTCAGAATCTGACCGCACTGTCGGAATCACTGCTCGAAGTAAAAAGCAGGGTGCGTTCCTGTTCGATCTGTTTTGCAATAACCGAGGATGACCCCTGTGCCATCTGCGCGGGGGACCGGGACACAGGCACCATATGCGTGGTCGAGAATTCCCAGGACCTGATGGCCCTGGAGCGGAGCAACGCCTATCACGGCACCTACCACGTTCTCGAAGGCGTGATTTCCCCCCTGGCGGGTATCGGACCGTCGGAACTGAGAATAGCCGAACTACTGGCCAGGATCGGCAGGGGCGGAGTCGACGAGGTTGTGATTGCCACAAATTTCACCGTCGAGGGAGAAGCGACGGCGCTGTACTTGGCCAAGCTCCTGAAACCACTCGGCATACGGATTTCGCGTCTGGCGCACGGCATACCCCTGGGAAGTGATATCGAGTATGTGGACGCAGCCACGGTCCAGTGGGCACTACAGGGACGGAACCAGCTCTAA
- a CDS encoding YbaB/EbfC family nucleoid-associated protein has protein sequence MSKGLANIMKQAQMIQNKMAKLQEEAAQKTAESTAGGGAVTVTVNGKNEIISLSIKKEAVDPEDVEMLQDLVIAAVNDALKKVQAELSEEMSKITGGMNIPGLF, from the coding sequence ATGTCAAAAGGTCTAGCCAATATCATGAAACAGGCGCAGATGATCCAGAACAAGATGGCCAAACTGCAGGAAGAGGCGGCCCAGAAAACAGCCGAATCCACCGCCGGCGGCGGCGCAGTGACGGTCACCGTCAACGGAAAGAACGAAATAATTTCACTCTCGATAAAAAAAGAAGCGGTGGATCCCGAGGACGTGGAGATGCTCCAAGACCTGGTCATTGCCGCCGTCAATGACGCCCTCAAGAAGGTCCAGGCCGAATTGAGCGAGGAAATGTCTAAAATTACTGGCGGAATGAACATACCCGGTCTTTTCTGA
- the dnaX gene encoding DNA polymerase III subunit gamma/tau, producing MSNGTHYEVLARKYRPQTLSELTGQEHVSRTLQNAIDSGRVAHAFLFSGARGVGKTSTARILAKALNCERGVSTEPCNTCPLCIEITKGTSTDVFEIDGASNTGVDDIRELRDNAKYLPSHSRYKIFIIDEVHMLSTNAFNALLKTLEEPPEHVKFIFATTEPHKLPITILSRCQRFDFKRIPLAKIIGRLRQIADAEGISINDSALALIARKGDGSMRDSLTAFDQVLACCGSNVSDEDTATLIGAVDRRLLANISAAIFAADTQAVLAGIRQVDEVGYNLRQFCQELIEQLRNLMVVSSVRKPEEILDLSAPELDDLRRQANGFSSQDIQRRLTLLIRADGEMAHASFPRLVLEIALLKAATLEPVIPIQELLEKLQALESGTTWTTPSPRDSVRMPPVGEQRQQQPTERPQQQPAAASVPPEPSAPPAPEKLRDTALPSWERFVSFASEKDPALGSVLEHGSPIRQEAGLMEIGFPAGSYYLANIQDTDSIAQLRALAREFTGQETNIRIQSIARETAGAPPSLAEKKKSDREQRQQELKQEVNEHPLVREALRIFGGTITEIREA from the coding sequence TTGTCCAACGGCACGCACTATGAAGTCCTGGCCAGGAAATACCGTCCCCAGACCCTTTCGGAACTGACCGGCCAGGAACACGTCAGCCGCACCCTTCAGAACGCAATCGATTCCGGCCGCGTGGCCCACGCCTTCCTGTTCAGCGGAGCCCGCGGTGTCGGCAAGACCAGCACGGCCCGCATCCTGGCCAAGGCCCTCAACTGCGAACGGGGCGTCTCCACCGAACCCTGCAACACCTGCCCCTTGTGCATCGAAATCACCAAGGGCACATCCACCGACGTCTTCGAGATAGACGGCGCGTCCAATACCGGCGTGGACGACATCCGCGAACTGCGCGACAACGCCAAGTATCTCCCTTCCCACAGCCGCTACAAGATCTTCATCATCGATGAAGTCCACATGCTCTCCACCAACGCCTTCAACGCCCTGCTGAAGACGCTTGAGGAACCTCCCGAGCACGTCAAGTTCATCTTTGCCACCACCGAACCGCACAAACTCCCCATCACCATCCTGTCCCGCTGCCAGCGCTTCGACTTCAAGCGCATCCCGCTGGCCAAGATCATCGGCCGCCTGCGCCAGATCGCCGACGCCGAGGGGATCAGCATCAACGATTCGGCCTTGGCCCTGATCGCCCGCAAGGGGGACGGCAGCATGCGCGACTCCCTGACCGCCTTCGACCAGGTGCTGGCCTGCTGCGGCAGCAACGTAAGCGACGAAGATACGGCCACCCTGATCGGCGCCGTTGACCGCAGGCTGCTGGCGAACATCTCCGCAGCCATCTTCGCAGCCGACACCCAGGCAGTGCTGGCAGGCATCAGACAGGTGGACGAGGTGGGATACAACCTGCGCCAGTTCTGCCAGGAGCTGATCGAGCAGCTCCGCAACCTGATGGTGGTAAGCTCGGTCCGGAAACCGGAAGAGATCCTGGACCTGTCAGCGCCGGAACTGGACGATCTGCGTCGCCAGGCAAACGGATTCTCCAGCCAGGATATCCAGCGCCGGCTGACGCTCCTGATCAGAGCCGACGGCGAGATGGCCCACGCCAGCTTCCCCAGGCTGGTTCTGGAGATCGCCCTGCTGAAGGCGGCCACCCTGGAGCCGGTGATACCGATCCAGGAATTATTGGAAAAACTACAGGCGCTTGAGAGTGGCACCACGTGGACAACACCCTCTCCCCGGGACAGCGTCCGCATGCCGCCGGTCGGGGAGCAGCGCCAACAACAACCAACCGAGAGACCACAGCAGCAACCTGCGGCCGCTTCCGTACCTCCCGAACCTTCCGCCCCCCCAGCGCCGGAAAAACTGAGAGACACTGCCCTTCCCTCCTGGGAGCGCTTCGTCAGCTTCGCCAGCGAAAAGGACCCGGCCCTCGGCTCGGTGCTGGAACACGGCAGCCCCATCCGACAGGAGGCTGGTCTGATGGAGATCGGCTTCCCGGCCGGCAGCTACTATCTGGCAAACATCCAGGATACCGACTCCATCGCCCAACTCAGGGCGCTGGCCCGGGAATTCACCGGCCAGGAGACCAATATCCGCATACAGTCCATCGCCCGCGAGACAGCCGGTGCCCCCCCCTCGCTGGCGGAAAAAAAAAAGAGCGATCGTGAACAGCGCCAGCAGGAGCTGAAACAGGAGGTCAACGAGCACCCGCTGGTACGGGAGGCCCTACGCATCTTCGGCGGAACCATCACCGAGATCCGCGAGGCCTGA
- a CDS encoding phosphorylase family protein, translating to MKIVIVTAMPEESAAVMKRAGGLKKTLLESRKRYGFSMCGHELILVESGMGMLNAGWAAAALAAEGADLMISAGFGGAVLEGLGVGELVMARQVLHWSGSELEEVAVGFYGLNAVADSLSLRLATFVSCDQILNKRDLALRLPPQATNPVVEMESAAVARVAASHGIPFLAMRAISDPWDEEMDFTIDEFCDDSMRIRPTKVLATILRRPRIIPQLVRLARTSRVAAGGLARGTERLLAAI from the coding sequence ATGAAGATAGTCATTGTAACCGCCATGCCGGAAGAGAGCGCGGCGGTGATGAAGCGGGCCGGGGGGCTGAAAAAGACGCTGCTGGAAAGCAGAAAGAGGTACGGCTTCTCCATGTGCGGACACGAGCTGATCCTGGTTGAGTCGGGGATGGGGATGCTCAATGCCGGCTGGGCTGCCGCGGCCCTTGCCGCCGAAGGGGCCGACCTGATGATATCCGCCGGTTTCGGGGGCGCCGTTCTGGAAGGGCTCGGGGTGGGGGAGCTGGTCATGGCCCGGCAGGTGCTGCACTGGAGCGGGTCCGAGTTGGAGGAGGTGGCGGTGGGATTCTACGGCCTGAATGCCGTTGCCGACAGTCTCTCGCTGCGGCTGGCAACATTCGTTTCCTGCGATCAGATCCTCAACAAGCGTGACCTGGCGCTGCGTCTCCCTCCCCAGGCGACTAATCCGGTGGTGGAGATGGAGAGCGCAGCCGTGGCCCGCGTCGCGGCCAGCCATGGCATCCCGTTCCTGGCCATGCGCGCCATCAGCGATCCCTGGGATGAGGAGATGGACTTCACCATCGACGAGTTCTGCGATGACAGCATGCGCATCCGGCCCACCAAGGTGCTGGCTACCATTCTGCGTCGGCCGCGTATCATCCCGCAGTTGGTCCGCCTGGCCCGAACCAGTCGCGTGGCGGCTGGTGGACTCGCGCGGGGCACGGAGCGCCTGCTGGCAGCGATCTGA
- a CDS encoding MOSC domain-containing protein codes for MAQVVATCISEKKGERKTPLEAVTLRENHGIVGDAHAGDWHRQVSLLAAESIDKMRKLGLAVNSGDFAENITTSGIELVSLPIGTRLQVGETQLEVTQIGKECHTRCAIYHQAGDCVMPKEGVFARVISGGTVRPGDEVRVIESASA; via the coding sequence ATGGCACAGGTCGTGGCCACCTGTATCAGCGAAAAGAAGGGTGAACGCAAGACGCCGCTGGAGGCGGTGACCCTGCGAGAAAATCACGGCATCGTCGGCGACGCCCACGCAGGAGACTGGCACCGCCAGGTGAGCCTGCTGGCCGCGGAAAGCATCGACAAGATGCGCAAGCTGGGGCTGGCCGTGAACTCGGGCGATTTCGCCGAGAACATCACCACCAGCGGCATCGAACTGGTATCGCTGCCCATCGGCACACGCCTGCAGGTGGGGGAGACACAGCTTGAGGTCACCCAGATCGGCAAGGAGTGCCACACCCGCTGCGCCATCTACCACCAGGCCGGCGACTGCGTCATGCCTAAGGAGGGTGTCTTCGCCAGGGTCATCAGCGGCGGGACGGTCCGCCCGGGGGATGAGGTGCGAGTGATCGAGTCGGCATCCGCCTGA